A section of the Vidua chalybeata isolate OUT-0048 chromosome 39 unlocalized genomic scaffold, bVidCha1 merged haplotype SUPER_39_unloc_1, whole genome shotgun sequence genome encodes:
- the LIN37 gene encoding protein lin-37 homolog yields MMAAKVKVEKPELSPGAARRRLDAVLEQLLQRGTREPLEEEPGKGPGEPPAKEASPSAPGKRPPGRFPQQRRKKRREGGEGPETPPQKQNSFVIRLFDRSVELGQFPAGTPLYPVCRAWIGHSPAPAPPPEQAPPAPEDVLALPPPGPALAPRVPSPLGPDEGAAPPDQVLDPAPSITSLIYKNMDRWKRVRQRWREAAQRQQQRYGPSLRLLRIIYERQ; encoded by the exons ATGATGGCCGCCAAGGTGAAGGTGGAGAAGCCAG AGCTGTCCCCGGGGGCCGCCCGGCGCCGCCTGGACGCcgtcctggagcagctgctgcagagagggaCGCG GGAGCCGCTGGAGGAGGAGCCCGGGAAGGGCCCCGGGGAGCCCCCGGCCAA GGAGGCCTCGCCCAGCGCCCCCGGGAAGAG GCCGCCCGGGCGCTTCCcgcagcagaggaggaagaagaggagggaggggggggaagggcccgagacccccccccagAAACAGA ACTCGTTTGTGATCCGCCTGTTCGACCGCAGCgtggagctggggcagttccCGGCCGGGACCCCCCTGTACCCCGTGTGCCGCGCCTGGATCGGCCAcagccccgcccccgccccgccccccgAGCAG gccccccccgcccccgaGGACGTCCTGGCCCtgcccccgcccggccccgccctgGCCCCGCGCGTCCCCTCCCCCCTGGGCCCCGACGAGGGAGCGGCGCCGCCCGACCAG GTGTTAGACCCCGCCCCCTCGATTACGTCACTGATCTACAAGAACATGGACAGGTGGAAACGGGTCCGGCAGCG GTGGCGGGAGGCGgcgcagcggcagcagcagcgctaCGGGCCCAGCCTGCGCCTGCTGCGAATCATCTACGAGCGCCAGTGA
- the HAUS5 gene encoding HAUS augmin-like complex subunit 5, with product MAEALGRWLREEMELPPSAAPSPAALRRLCSGPTAPVWDYVTRHVRNHRNVKKIRGNLRWHGHLQELEAAAAPPSRQGALSAAVARLRKELQDLGDAIADAQETAQHLEASLRAGQSRRRAELQRGAELRLLGAEPSPAGLRGGHQGALKGAPQRPGQSRAELSAILASGAEPEVLVSIKALCKAREAELQGPRPSRAANHPGETQEAPDWLEQAEAVLIGHSPGAVLWALEALANQSTRTLLDGPALSAEAPPTLRSLLQERWGAVGGVWGALPPLLSHLSHLRRRLGTLALLGAALGAARASLLRELRRLRGERPQNRRNSPQKPPPEPPDPQRSAPKSPGLAPKAPKSPGLAPKSPGLAPKPPLGALRRRLWRGRGRVVQLQQRLRFLSAATRGRRAMLRPLQEEVVGVARAGPGSAPPPLEGEGRRRRELVLGALGALGEPRPPPQAPPPLQGLAQELRAAQGALLSRAAILRQQLRQGALRVRRGAGPALGAGPEPAPPLPEDPAELLPQLRLVSDGVRQRIRDWPRLQELVSQWWSQPAQWALATPPDRTPFSYWLQRWRRAAHALQATPTEEEWEAPPS from the exons ATGGCGGAGGCTCTGGGGCGCTGGCTCCgggaggagatggagctgcCGCCCtccgccgccccctccccggccGCGCTGCGCAG GCTCTGCTCCGGCCCCACAGCTCCCGTTTGGGATTACGTCACTCGCCACGTCCGAAACCACCG GAACGTGAAGAAGATTCGAGGAAACCTGCGCTG GCATGGgcacctgcaggagctggag GCCGCCGCCGCTCCTCCGagccgccagggggcgctgaGCGCGGCGGTGGCGCGGCTCcggaaggagctgcaggacctGGGGGACGCCATTGCGGACGCACAGGAAACGGCGCAGCACCTCG aGGCCTCGCTGAGGGCGGGGCAAAGCCGCAGGCGGGCGGAGCTTCAGCGAGGGGCGGAGCTTCGGCTGCTGGGGGCGGAGCcaagccctgcagggctgcgGGGCGGCCACCAGGGGGCGCTAAAGGGAGCCCCGCAGAG GCCGGGCCAGTCCCGGGCGGAGCTTTCGGCCATCTTGGCCTCGGGGGCGGAGCCGGAAGTGCTG GTGTCAATCAAGGCCCTGTGCAAAGCCAGGGAGGCGGAGCTGCAGGGGCCACGCCCATCGAG AGCTGCCAATCACCCGGGGGAAACCCAGGAGGCTCCGGATTGGCTGGAACAGGCTGAG GCCGTGCTGATTGGCCACAGCCCGGGGGCGGTGCTGTGGGCCTTGGAGGCTTTGGCCAATCAGAGCACGAG GACTCTTCTGGATGGCCCCGCCCTCTCGGCCGAGGCCCCGCCCACCCTGAGGAGCCTCCTGCAG GAGCGCTGGGGGGCCGtggggggggtgtggggggcgCTGCCCCCcctcctgtcccacctgtcccacctgagGCGGCGCCTGGGGAC GCTCGCTCTGCTCGGGGCCGCTCTCGGCGCCGCCCGCGCCTCGCTGCTGCGGGAGCTGCGGCGGCTGCGCGGGGAGCGACCCCAAAACCGCcggaattcaccccaaaaaccgCCCCCGGAACCGCCGGACCCGCAACGCTcggccccaaaatccccgggTTTGGccccaaaagccccaaaatccccgggtttggccccaaaatccccgggTTTGGCCCCAAAGCCGCCCCTGGGCGCGCTCCGGCGGCGGCTGTggagggggcggggccgagTG gtgcagctgcagcagcgcCTGCGCTTCCTGAGCGCCGCCACCAGGGGGCGCCGTGCGATGCTGCGCCccctgcaggaggag GTCGTGGGCGTggcccgggcggggccgggctcggcCCCTCCCCCGCTGGagggggaggggcggcggcgccgggagctcgtactgggagcactgggagcactgggagagcccCGCCCCCCGCCACAGGCCCCGCCCCCTCTGCAGGGATTGGCCCAGGAGCTGCGCGCCGCCCAG GGGGCGCTGCTCTCCCGGGCGGCCATCTTGCGGCAGCAGCTccgccagggggcgctgcgCGTGCgccggggggcggggcccgccctgggggcggggccagagccggccccgcccctccccgaGGACCCGGcggagctgctgccccagctgcgATTGGTCAGCGACGGCGTCCGGCAGCGAATCAGGGACTGGCCCCGCCTCCAGGAGCTCGTCAGCCAATG GTGGTCCCAGCCGGCTCAGTGGGCCCTGGCCACGCCCCCCGACCGCACCCCCTTCTCCTATTGGCTGCAGCGCTGGAGACGCGCCGCCCACGCGCTGCAGGCCACGCCCACCGAGGAGGAGTGGGAGGCCCCGCCCTCCTGA
- the PSENEN gene encoding gamma-secretase subunit PEN-2 has translation MNLERVSNEEKLQLCRKYYLGGFLLLPFLWLVNVVWFFREAFLAPPFGEQPRIKRYVLRSALGAGLWGLGLGVWVGLFQTRRSQWGALGDALSFTQPMGEP, from the exons ATGAACCTGGAGCGCGTCTCCAAcgaggagaagctgcagctgtgccGGAAATACTACCTGg gtgggttcctgctgctgcccttcctgtGGCTGGTGAACGTGGTTTGGTTTTTCCGCGAGGCGTTCCTGGCGCCGCCCTTCGGGGAGCAGCCGCGCATCAAACGCT aCGTGCTGCGCTCGGCGCTGGGGGcggggctctgggggctgggCCTGGGCGTGTGGGTGGGGCTCTTCCAGACCCGCCGCAGCCAATGGGGAGCCCTGGGCGACGCCCTCAGCTTCACCCAGCCAATGGGAGAGCCCTGA